In one Rhodococcus sp. B50 genomic region, the following are encoded:
- a CDS encoding ferredoxin codes for MTDHHTRTQHGTNRLVVDRSVCAGHGLCYGRSPEVVDCDDSGYPVLLQDTLELAEHVAAAEGAVAVCPERALTLELL; via the coding sequence ATGACTGACCACCACACAAGAACACAGCACGGTACGAACCGCCTCGTCGTGGATCGGTCGGTCTGCGCAGGACACGGACTGTGTTACGGCCGTTCTCCGGAGGTCGTCGACTGTGACGATTCCGGGTACCCGGTGCTGCTCCAGGACACACTCGAGCTCGCCGAGCACGTCGCAGCTGCCGAAGGGGCCGTCGCAGTGTGCCCCGAACGAGCGCTGACTCTCGAACTCCTCTGA
- a CDS encoding SDR family NAD(P)-dependent oxidoreductase, whose protein sequence is MKLQGKVALITGAGSGLGREASQLFAAEGAKIAVVDIDPERAKGTVELVEQQGGSAIPITADVRIEQQVIDAAAATVAAFGKLDIAWANAGIVSRGGVPSVAGGEQVEFQDLTDADWQDVIGVNLSGVFYTAKAAVPHLRANGGGVILATSSAASFVAYHSIAAYSATKAGVNGMVRGLSLDLGKYGIRVNAIAPTHGMSPNFLAPAGSPVVGRSYEEVAGPWDSTISPIPLKLNRPPSLKDNARAALFLVSDESAYISGVTLPTTDGGTLSRVAMMFPEDGNNPPPMVTGED, encoded by the coding sequence ATGAAACTCCAAGGTAAAGTCGCGCTGATCACCGGCGCCGGATCCGGACTCGGACGCGAAGCATCGCAACTGTTCGCCGCCGAGGGAGCAAAGATCGCCGTGGTCGACATCGATCCGGAACGCGCCAAAGGCACGGTCGAGTTGGTCGAACAACAGGGCGGCTCAGCGATCCCCATTACCGCCGATGTGCGAATCGAGCAGCAGGTGATCGATGCTGCCGCCGCCACCGTCGCAGCGTTCGGCAAACTCGACATCGCGTGGGCCAACGCAGGCATCGTCTCCCGCGGAGGCGTACCGTCCGTCGCCGGCGGCGAACAGGTGGAGTTTCAGGATCTGACGGATGCGGACTGGCAGGACGTCATCGGCGTGAACCTCTCGGGTGTGTTCTACACCGCCAAGGCTGCGGTGCCGCACCTGCGGGCCAACGGGGGCGGTGTCATCCTTGCGACGTCGTCGGCAGCGTCGTTCGTGGCATACCACAGTATCGCCGCCTACTCCGCAACGAAGGCAGGCGTGAACGGCATGGTTCGGGGCCTGAGCCTGGACCTCGGCAAGTACGGAATCCGCGTCAACGCGATTGCCCCCACCCACGGCATGTCGCCGAACTTCCTGGCGCCGGCGGGCTCACCCGTAGTGGGCCGGTCGTACGAGGAAGTGGCCGGTCCCTGGGATTCGACCATCTCACCCATTCCGCTCAAGCTCAATCGCCCACCGTCACTGAAGGACAATGCCCGGGCAGCGCTGTTCCTGGTCTCCGACGAGTCGGCGTACATCTCAGGTGTCACGCTGCCGACAACCGACGGTGGCACGCTGTCCCGAGTGGCGATGATGTTCCCGGAAGACGGGAACAACCCTCCGCCGATGGTCACCGGCGAAGACTGA
- a CDS encoding DUF1059 domain-containing protein gives MRTRLTFPCGTAITGSDEDDLVVKTQVHLSESHPGMKYSRDEIRFIAY, from the coding sequence ATGAGAACGAGACTGACCTTCCCGTGTGGCACAGCAATCACCGGCAGCGACGAAGACGACCTGGTGGTCAAGACCCAGGTGCACCTGAGCGAGTCGCATCCAGGCATGAAGTACTCGCGCGACGAGATCCGCTTCATCGCGTACTGA
- a CDS encoding N-acyl-D-amino-acid deacylase family protein — protein sequence MFELLIRNGMVADGSGAPAEPRDVAIIGGKIVAIEPTISGDAREVIDATGKLVTPGFIDVHTHYDGQLTWDTELLPSSGHGVTTVITGNCGIGFAPVRVGAEDWLVALTEGVEDIPGSALHDGITWGWETFPEYLGILAEREFAVDVATQVPHSAVRAYVLGRRAEDDEPATDEEVAEIARIVGDGIRAGAVGVGTSRVAAHRGSGGETLPGTRAPEEELLAMARAMRDAGGGVFQMVPSGVAGGVEGQPGEQYRAGLSKRDANTLTSEIEMMRRLHRDTGQPVTFTFAENLTLGSAEFAAARALIAEAGRSGERIHPQIAPRAIGGLISLATYHPFMGRPGYLEIAHLPLAERARRMARPAVKARILAEDDVPVESGDPRKHTHSTLQRNVADIYSLADLDYEPDPSTSMAGRGEIEGREPLDVLYDLLIADDGRAILIWFATGFLHGNLNRIGEFLGDPQYVMGLGDGGAHVAFICDASFPTFLLTHWGRRRRGPRFAIESLVRKLTKDPADLYGFDDRGTLTVGKRADLNVIDIEKLALTLPRLVADLPSGAERFIQEARGYVATVVAGVVTRRDGQDTGARPGRLYRKQKTHPSLAEVV from the coding sequence ATGTTCGAGCTTTTGATCAGGAACGGCATGGTCGCCGATGGCAGCGGTGCGCCCGCTGAGCCACGCGATGTGGCGATCATCGGCGGCAAGATCGTCGCTATCGAACCGACCATCAGCGGCGACGCCCGTGAGGTGATCGATGCGACCGGAAAATTGGTCACCCCGGGCTTCATCGATGTGCACACCCACTACGACGGTCAGCTCACCTGGGACACCGAACTGCTTCCGTCGTCAGGCCACGGGGTGACAACAGTGATCACCGGCAACTGCGGAATCGGCTTCGCCCCCGTGCGGGTGGGCGCAGAGGATTGGCTCGTCGCCCTGACCGAAGGGGTGGAGGACATTCCCGGCTCGGCTCTCCACGACGGCATCACATGGGGGTGGGAGACGTTCCCGGAGTACCTGGGCATCCTCGCCGAACGTGAGTTCGCCGTCGATGTCGCCACGCAGGTGCCGCACAGCGCGGTACGGGCGTACGTGCTGGGTCGTCGCGCCGAGGACGACGAGCCGGCCACCGACGAAGAAGTCGCCGAGATCGCCCGGATCGTGGGAGACGGTATCCGGGCAGGAGCGGTGGGTGTCGGAACGTCGCGAGTGGCGGCCCACCGCGGTTCGGGCGGTGAAACGCTACCCGGTACACGAGCACCGGAGGAGGAATTGCTCGCAATGGCTCGCGCGATGCGCGATGCCGGCGGGGGAGTGTTCCAGATGGTGCCGTCCGGTGTCGCAGGTGGCGTCGAGGGACAACCGGGTGAGCAATACCGCGCCGGGTTGAGCAAGCGTGACGCGAACACGCTGACCTCGGAGATCGAGATGATGCGGCGATTGCACCGCGACACCGGACAGCCGGTGACCTTCACCTTCGCCGAGAATCTGACACTCGGCTCCGCGGAGTTCGCCGCAGCGCGCGCACTCATCGCCGAGGCCGGGCGTTCGGGCGAACGCATCCATCCGCAGATCGCTCCGCGGGCGATCGGCGGATTGATTTCCTTGGCGACATATCACCCGTTCATGGGACGCCCCGGTTACTTGGAGATCGCACACCTGCCGTTGGCCGAGCGTGCGCGCCGCATGGCTCGACCGGCGGTCAAGGCTCGCATCCTGGCAGAAGACGATGTGCCGGTGGAATCCGGCGATCCACGCAAGCACACCCACTCGACCCTGCAACGCAATGTCGCCGACATCTACAGTCTCGCCGATCTCGACTACGAACCGGACCCGAGTACATCGATGGCCGGACGCGGCGAGATCGAAGGGCGCGAGCCCCTCGACGTTCTCTACGACCTGTTGATCGCCGACGACGGCCGCGCAATCCTGATCTGGTTCGCCACCGGCTTCCTCCACGGCAACCTGAACCGGATCGGGGAGTTCCTCGGCGACCCCCAGTATGTGATGGGACTGGGAGACGGAGGTGCGCACGTCGCCTTCATCTGCGACGCGAGTTTCCCGACCTTCCTCCTGACACACTGGGGCCGCCGGCGCCGTGGGCCGCGGTTCGCCATCGAGAGTCTCGTGCGGAAGCTGACGAAAGACCCCGCCGATCTGTACGGCTTCGACGACCGGGGAACGCTCACCGTGGGCAAACGCGCGGATCTCAATGTCATCGACATCGAGAAGCTGGCGCTGACGCTCCCACGGCTTGTCGCGGACCTGCCCTCGGGAGCCGAACGGTTCATCCAGGAAGCCCGAGGCTACGTAGCGACTGTCGTCGCGGGAGTCGTTACGAGACGAGACGGCCAGGACACCGGTGCACGGCCGGGGCGGCTCTATCGAAAACAGAAAACGCATCCCTCTCTTGCAGAGGTTGTGTAA
- a CDS encoding MFS transporter, which translates to MSQISAEGKEKAASGARSVVLTCLAITILDGVDLIMFGAVLPTLLEIEQWGITTASAGFIGSLSLFGMMAGAMMAGYLTDLVGRRPIVLACIVSFSLFTGLCAVAPTLEAFGLFRLLAGLGFGGALPTLIALTQEYVKVDRRQFYNGVIQTGFPIGGCVVAVAAIFMIPAFGWESMFAVGGLLGVVLFVIAYRSLPESIAFLVSKGRHDEADDLAQRYSVDAGAESGMALGAPKTESASTTSGLKLLFAPGYRIATIMFPLITFFGLLVSYGMNTWIPQMLRSSGYDLGSALSFLLAFNIGSGFGMVVITGLADRLGSRPVISLSFIGGALAVCALTLQPAQALVFGLVLLIGFCASSTTGVYGFVGVFYPAAARGTALGLAVGLGRLGGVCGPILTGMIMSSALGADWAYYAFAFTGLAAAVLVSLVPRRGATAHATDTPVREAAEPA; encoded by the coding sequence ATGTCGCAGATCTCCGCAGAGGGGAAGGAAAAGGCCGCCTCCGGCGCCCGATCCGTGGTCCTCACCTGCTTGGCTATCACCATCCTCGATGGTGTCGACCTCATCATGTTCGGTGCGGTGCTTCCGACATTGCTCGAAATCGAGCAGTGGGGCATCACAACCGCTTCGGCGGGGTTCATCGGCAGCTTGTCCCTGTTCGGAATGATGGCCGGCGCCATGATGGCCGGCTACCTCACCGATCTCGTCGGACGACGACCGATCGTGCTCGCCTGTATCGTGAGCTTCAGCCTGTTCACCGGGTTGTGCGCCGTAGCACCGACACTGGAAGCTTTCGGCCTCTTCAGGCTCCTTGCCGGTCTCGGTTTCGGTGGCGCCCTTCCCACTCTCATCGCCCTCACCCAGGAGTACGTGAAGGTCGACCGGCGACAGTTCTACAACGGGGTCATCCAAACCGGCTTTCCCATCGGCGGATGCGTGGTCGCCGTCGCCGCCATCTTCATGATTCCCGCCTTCGGATGGGAATCGATGTTCGCAGTAGGCGGTCTTCTCGGTGTCGTACTGTTCGTCATCGCCTACCGAAGCCTGCCCGAATCGATTGCCTTTCTGGTCAGTAAAGGTCGGCACGACGAGGCGGACGATCTGGCACAGCGGTACTCGGTCGATGCCGGTGCCGAATCCGGCATGGCCCTCGGGGCACCGAAAACCGAGAGTGCGAGCACTACGTCGGGGCTGAAGTTGCTGTTCGCTCCCGGATACAGGATCGCGACGATCATGTTCCCACTCATCACCTTCTTCGGCCTGCTCGTCTCGTACGGTATGAATACCTGGATCCCTCAAATGCTGAGGTCCTCCGGCTACGATCTCGGGTCCGCCTTGTCGTTCCTGCTCGCCTTCAACATCGGCAGCGGGTTCGGCATGGTAGTCATCACCGGTCTCGCCGACCGGCTGGGATCGCGTCCGGTGATCTCCCTGAGCTTCATCGGAGGCGCGCTTGCAGTGTGCGCACTGACGCTGCAGCCGGCGCAGGCACTCGTGTTCGGATTGGTTCTCTTGATCGGCTTCTGTGCGTCCTCCACGACGGGCGTCTACGGATTCGTCGGAGTCTTCTATCCAGCAGCGGCGCGTGGCACGGCCCTCGGACTGGCGGTGGGTCTCGGCCGACTCGGTGGCGTATGCGGACCCATCCTCACAGGCATGATCATGAGCTCGGCTCTCGGAGCCGATTGGGCCTACTACGCCTTCGCATTTACCGGGCTGGCCGCTGCAGTACTGGTATCGCTGGTCCCTCGGCGAGGGGCCACGGCGCACGCAACGGACACACCGGTACGAGAAGCCGCGGAACCTGCTTGA
- a CDS encoding aromatic ring-hydroxylating oxygenase subunit alpha, which translates to MVYTDLPYDEATKTEFARAMFDHLDNGTTDLAPDILEVDPRIYTDPELAARERTELFGNVPIIAAHSTELPGKNDFLTVRLPNNEVVLVRQSDGEVRGFVNTCRHRGAQLVPEEKGTKRVFSCRYHGWAYGSDGSLRSIADEPTFGTVDRACMSLLEIPVEERHGFVWVIDSAAQDRKIDIAEWLGREFDESLAAMEMDRYHCHIAENFDVDINWKVLADAFWDGYHITSTHAGTVAPYFYNNAQFWQPMGRHGRMITARKSIDSVRGAAPGDAVIDRHITVAHFLMPNMSVLRQPDHLEVLNFVPAPGTAVGTRMQMRLLTREPAVTDEQKTRWDKNWKILMAVLRDEDLVVNNGLQKAVSNTDAGPLLFGRNEIANQHFHRWMARALEDPRRWG; encoded by the coding sequence ATGGTCTACACCGATCTGCCCTACGACGAGGCGACGAAGACGGAGTTCGCCCGGGCGATGTTCGATCACCTCGACAACGGCACAACGGATCTGGCACCGGACATTCTCGAGGTCGACCCCCGCATCTACACCGATCCGGAGCTCGCAGCCCGCGAGCGCACCGAATTGTTCGGCAACGTTCCGATCATCGCGGCGCACAGCACCGAGCTACCGGGCAAGAACGACTTCCTGACGGTTCGATTGCCGAACAACGAGGTTGTTCTCGTCCGGCAATCGGACGGTGAAGTTCGCGGCTTCGTGAACACCTGTCGGCACCGCGGAGCCCAACTCGTTCCCGAGGAAAAAGGAACGAAGCGCGTCTTCTCGTGCCGCTACCACGGGTGGGCATACGGCAGCGACGGAAGTCTGCGGTCGATCGCGGACGAGCCCACGTTCGGGACGGTCGACCGCGCCTGCATGAGTCTGTTGGAGATACCCGTCGAGGAACGGCACGGTTTCGTCTGGGTGATCGACTCCGCCGCCCAGGACCGCAAGATCGATATCGCGGAGTGGCTCGGCCGGGAATTCGACGAGTCCCTCGCCGCGATGGAGATGGACAGATATCACTGTCACATCGCCGAGAACTTCGACGTGGACATCAACTGGAAGGTACTGGCCGACGCCTTCTGGGACGGCTACCACATCACATCCACCCATGCCGGCACCGTGGCCCCGTACTTCTACAACAATGCGCAGTTCTGGCAGCCTATGGGCAGGCACGGGCGAATGATCACGGCCCGCAAGAGCATCGACTCTGTTCGGGGTGCTGCGCCGGGGGACGCGGTGATCGATCGGCACATCACCGTGGCGCACTTCTTGATGCCCAACATGTCGGTGCTGCGGCAACCGGATCATCTGGAGGTACTCAACTTCGTTCCTGCCCCCGGCACGGCCGTCGGGACCCGGATGCAGATGCGTCTGCTTACACGGGAGCCTGCGGTGACCGACGAGCAGAAGACGCGGTGGGACAAGAATTGGAAAATTCTGATGGCCGTGCTTCGGGACGAAGATCTCGTCGTCAACAACGGCCTGCAGAAAGCCGTATCGAATACCGATGCCGGACCACTGTTGTTCGGACGCAACGAAATTGCCAATCAGCATTTTCACCGATGGATGGCCCGGGCGCTCGAGGACCCACGCAGGTGGGGCTGA
- a CDS encoding aldehyde dehydrogenase family protein, with protein MKQDLYVDGTWTTSAGTERIDVVNPTTEERIGDVPAGAAADVDVAVAAARRALEGWSQTAPSVRAEFVSRLADELERRQDEITDIVVAEVGTPRRVARWAQVGLGIVDLREAVTAAKDFAWEEPLRNSVIVREPVGVVGCITPWNYPLHQITAKIGAALVTGCTVVVKASEVAPFTAHALAEAVDAVGIPAGVFNLVHGYGPIVGEAIATHPDIDMVSFTGSNSVGKRVLELAAGTVKRVSVELGGKSAAILLDDLSDEEFAKAVPHTVRACYMNGGQSCNAQTRLLVPRSRLAQAEALAEQAARAYVPGDPTDSDTKLGPMVTAAQRERVLDYIRAGVKEGARLVTGSVDAPSGTGFFVEPTVFSEVDPISTIAQEEIFGPVLSIIAYDTLEQAVEIANGTIFGIAGAVWSGDPERAKAVARKLRATQIEVNGGKFNGAAPFGGFKQSGHGREGGAFGLEEFVEIKSLQL; from the coding sequence GTGAAGCAGGATTTGTATGTGGACGGCACGTGGACCACGTCCGCAGGCACGGAACGTATCGACGTCGTCAACCCGACCACCGAAGAGCGCATCGGGGACGTCCCCGCCGGCGCTGCCGCCGATGTCGATGTGGCAGTGGCTGCCGCACGACGGGCACTGGAGGGCTGGTCGCAGACCGCCCCGAGTGTCCGGGCCGAGTTCGTGTCGCGACTGGCCGACGAGCTGGAACGCCGACAGGACGAGATCACCGACATCGTCGTTGCCGAGGTGGGCACTCCACGCCGGGTCGCTCGATGGGCCCAGGTCGGACTGGGCATCGTCGATCTACGGGAGGCGGTGACCGCAGCGAAGGACTTCGCGTGGGAAGAACCACTGCGCAACTCTGTGATTGTGCGAGAGCCGGTCGGAGTCGTCGGGTGCATCACGCCCTGGAACTACCCGCTACACCAGATCACCGCCAAGATCGGAGCTGCGCTGGTAACCGGGTGCACGGTGGTCGTCAAAGCCAGTGAGGTCGCTCCGTTCACGGCGCACGCGCTGGCCGAAGCAGTCGACGCAGTCGGTATCCCGGCCGGGGTTTTCAACTTGGTACACGGCTACGGCCCGATCGTCGGCGAGGCCATCGCTACTCACCCGGACATCGACATGGTCAGCTTCACCGGCTCGAACTCGGTGGGTAAGCGTGTGCTGGAGTTGGCCGCCGGGACGGTCAAGCGGGTATCGGTCGAGCTGGGAGGCAAGAGCGCCGCGATCCTGCTCGACGACCTGAGCGACGAGGAGTTCGCGAAGGCGGTTCCGCACACGGTACGCGCCTGCTACATGAACGGGGGACAGTCCTGCAATGCGCAGACACGTCTGCTCGTTCCGCGTTCCCGCTTGGCGCAGGCAGAAGCGCTCGCGGAACAGGCGGCCCGCGCATACGTCCCTGGGGATCCCACCGACAGCGACACAAAACTCGGGCCCATGGTGACTGCAGCACAGCGCGAGCGGGTGCTCGACTACATTCGTGCCGGCGTCAAGGAGGGTGCACGCCTCGTCACCGGATCGGTCGACGCTCCTTCCGGTACCGGGTTCTTCGTCGAACCGACCGTGTTCTCCGAGGTGGACCCGATCAGCACGATCGCGCAGGAGGAGATCTTCGGTCCGGTGCTGTCGATCATTGCGTACGACACGCTCGAGCAGGCGGTCGAGATCGCAAACGGCACGATCTTCGGTATCGCCGGTGCTGTGTGGTCCGGCGACCCCGAACGCGCGAAGGCGGTCGCGCGCAAGTTGCGTGCCACCCAGATCGAGGTCAACGGCGGAAAGTTCAATGGCGCTGCGCCATTCGGGGGATTCAAGCAGTCCGGCCACGGGCGCGAGGGCGGGGCCTTCGGCCTCGAGGAATTCGTGGAAATCAAGAGTCTGCAGCTTTAG
- a CDS encoding TetR/AcrR family transcriptional regulator, giving the protein MGRPAKPLLSRSSTVAASIEIIDTEGMDAFSMPRVAKQLNVQTSSLYHHFADRRELMTEVAKELMTGATVPEYAPGTDWVEWFVELSLNYRDAILRHPNAALVLVQFLPRDILTRTYEMCARILEDGGVPPHLHVVILDGLEKLALATTLSDLRRGPVDSTEVFPNVDEHRHPTLARALEANQWSSRDLFVVTIRGFLGGVMGSAPAPVSNDSRLDPVGP; this is encoded by the coding sequence ATGGGAAGACCTGCAAAGCCTTTGCTCAGCCGCAGTTCGACGGTCGCGGCATCCATCGAGATCATCGATACCGAAGGCATGGATGCGTTCAGCATGCCCCGAGTGGCCAAACAGTTGAACGTCCAGACTTCCTCGCTGTATCACCATTTCGCCGATCGCCGGGAACTCATGACCGAGGTGGCGAAGGAGCTCATGACCGGGGCGACGGTTCCCGAGTATGCGCCGGGTACGGACTGGGTGGAGTGGTTCGTCGAACTCAGCCTCAACTACCGCGACGCGATCCTGCGCCATCCCAACGCCGCTCTGGTGCTGGTCCAGTTTCTTCCACGGGACATCTTGACGAGAACGTACGAAATGTGTGCCCGAATCCTCGAGGACGGGGGCGTGCCGCCACATCTTCATGTGGTCATACTCGACGGACTCGAGAAGCTCGCCCTTGCAACCACTCTGAGTGATCTCAGGCGCGGACCTGTCGACAGCACGGAGGTCTTCCCGAACGTCGACGAACACAGACACCCGACGCTCGCCCGGGCGCTCGAAGCCAACCAATGGTCCTCGCGTGACCTTTTCGTGGTCACGATCCGCGGATTCCTCGGCGGGGTCATGGGGTCGGCTCCCGCACCGGTCAGCAACGACAGTCGACTCGATCCGGTCGGACCATGA
- a CDS encoding flavin reductase family protein, with amino-acid sequence MSTRSEAPTGRVMDSRDLRDVLGHFCSGVTVVAAVVDDEPVGFTCQSFSALSLDPPQILLCPSRHSTSWPMIRTAETFCVNVLSSRQRALSDGFATSGGPKFEGVRWRPAERGAPILEGVAAWFEVALAAEHDGGDHFIAVADLLDFGSGPRTDPLVFHRGRYSGVVELGLESVEGRK; translated from the coding sequence GTGTCGACACGTTCGGAGGCCCCCACCGGCCGAGTCATGGACAGCCGGGACCTGCGCGACGTCCTGGGACATTTCTGTTCCGGTGTGACAGTGGTCGCTGCGGTCGTGGACGATGAGCCTGTCGGTTTCACATGCCAGTCGTTTTCGGCGCTCTCCCTGGATCCACCCCAGATCCTGCTGTGCCCGAGCCGACATTCGACGAGTTGGCCGATGATTCGTACCGCCGAGACGTTCTGTGTCAACGTGCTCTCGTCGCGTCAACGCGCCCTCAGTGACGGCTTTGCCACATCAGGGGGGCCGAAGTTCGAGGGCGTACGGTGGCGACCGGCCGAGCGCGGTGCGCCGATCCTCGAAGGTGTCGCGGCCTGGTTCGAGGTAGCGCTTGCTGCAGAACACGACGGTGGCGATCACTTCATCGCTGTTGCCGACCTGCTCGACTTCGGGTCCGGTCCCAGGACGGACCCTTTGGTTTTTCATCGGGGCCGGTACAGCGGGGTTGTGGAGTTGGGTCTCGAATCGGTCGAAGGTAGGAAGTGA
- a CDS encoding lipocalin-like domain-containing protein, whose product MNTDTDTDIDDASIADRIVGTWELVEYSTTSDNGNVDYPLGPEARGLIIYSADGYMSAQIMRPGRAAYRSRNVHSGETNERAEAAGGYLAYSGPYHVDEDNSAVWHEMAVSLYPNWLGENQKRHVRFDGDRLILSSDPLVFRTTTLSPALVWRRSTPRKRRPVS is encoded by the coding sequence ATGAACACCGACACCGACACCGATATCGACGATGCTTCCATCGCCGACCGTATCGTCGGGACCTGGGAACTCGTCGAGTATTCGACAACCTCCGACAACGGCAACGTCGACTACCCCCTGGGCCCCGAGGCCCGCGGGTTGATCATCTACTCGGCAGACGGGTACATGTCGGCACAAATCATGCGCCCCGGCCGAGCTGCGTACCGCTCGCGCAACGTGCACAGCGGTGAGACGAACGAACGAGCCGAGGCCGCCGGGGGATACCTCGCCTACTCCGGGCCCTACCACGTCGACGAAGACAACTCCGCCGTCTGGCACGAGATGGCGGTCTCGCTGTACCCGAACTGGCTCGGAGAGAACCAGAAACGACACGTCCGATTCGACGGTGACCGGCTGATCCTCTCGTCCGATCCGCTCGTGTTCCGCACCACCACCTTGTCCCCGGCCCTGGTCTGGCGCCGGAGCACCCCACGCAAGAGACGGCCCGTATCGTGA
- a CDS encoding thiolase C-terminal domain-containing protein: MTDAFLRGRAAVVGVSEFHYKRGESPDSELKMTLRAIVDAAADAGVSPREIDGFVSYGGGDNDGTVVGASLMSHRIRWSTMIWGGGGGGAAAAITNAAVAIASGQAQCVVVYRAMAQQDSGRLGYAKHHFDGHMLPHGVGSPAQACALRTQRMLEHDGVPESAMRSLVLADYFHAQQNPDAAASGRPLDEQSYQASRKIVEPYRLYDCSRENDGAVALILVAADRAETLRPDPAYVLAGSQGAVGGYAVDVENDLDYTSAGFSGAAGVADALWAAADLGPDQVDVVQVYENFSGSGVAALIDHGLCPPGADAGKVMTVENLTAPHGLLPVNTSGGNLADSFVNGMGLAVEAVRQVRGTSTNQVPDAQVSLFIGGPMAAISSSVLLCTRGVL; encoded by the coding sequence ATGACCGACGCCTTTCTCCGTGGCAGGGCCGCCGTCGTCGGCGTGAGCGAATTCCACTACAAGCGCGGTGAATCACCGGACAGCGAACTGAAGATGACCTTGCGGGCGATCGTGGACGCTGCTGCCGACGCCGGAGTGTCACCGCGAGAAATCGACGGGTTCGTCTCCTACGGCGGCGGCGACAACGACGGAACCGTCGTCGGCGCCTCCCTCATGTCCCACCGGATCCGGTGGTCCACCATGATCTGGGGTGGTGGGGGAGGCGGCGCCGCCGCGGCGATCACCAACGCAGCAGTCGCGATCGCATCGGGACAAGCGCAATGCGTGGTCGTCTATCGCGCCATGGCACAGCAGGATTCCGGTCGACTCGGCTACGCCAAGCATCACTTCGACGGCCACATGCTTCCGCACGGGGTCGGATCTCCGGCCCAGGCGTGTGCGCTACGGACCCAACGGATGCTCGAGCACGACGGCGTTCCGGAATCCGCGATGAGATCACTCGTTCTTGCCGACTACTTCCACGCACAGCAGAATCCGGACGCTGCAGCGTCCGGTCGCCCGCTCGACGAGCAGAGCTATCAGGCTTCACGCAAGATCGTCGAGCCGTACCGGCTGTACGACTGCTCACGTGAGAACGACGGAGCTGTGGCACTGATTCTGGTCGCCGCCGACCGCGCCGAGACACTGCGTCCGGATCCGGCATACGTGCTGGCGGGCAGTCAAGGCGCAGTGGGCGGATACGCCGTCGACGTCGAGAACGACCTCGACTACACCTCGGCCGGATTCTCCGGTGCCGCCGGCGTCGCCGACGCGTTGTGGGCCGCTGCCGACCTGGGTCCCGATCAGGTCGACGTCGTCCAGGTGTACGAGAACTTCAGTGGCTCGGGAGTGGCCGCACTCATCGATCACGGTCTGTGCCCACCCGGGGCCGACGCCGGCAAGGTCATGACGGTCGAAAACCTCACCGCCCCGCATGGACTGCTCCCGGTCAACACCAGCGGAGGAAACCTTGCCGACTCGTTCGTCAACGGGATGGGGCTGGCCGTCGAAGCTGTGCGCCAGGTGCGGGGAACCTCGACCAATCAGGTTCCTGATGCGCAGGTCTCGCTCTTCATCGGCGGACCCATGGCCGCTATCTCGAGCTCGGTCCTCCTCTGCACGCGCGGCGTGTTGTGA
- a CDS encoding Zn-ribbon domain-containing OB-fold protein, with protein MTPGIGVTREFPATSLAGPYADGLDLPYWEGLRAGELRLQRCGGCGLWIWGPRWMCGQCRTFDPAWVAVEPVGRVYSWSRTWHPFVPDLVDDLPYVTVLVELPHAGSRRVLGLLAEDGDTDITIGDAVTGIIQQPTDAPWPVLRWRRTTMPTETEPGEQQ; from the coding sequence ATGACACCGGGTATCGGGGTCACACGCGAGTTCCCGGCCACCTCCCTGGCCGGTCCGTACGCGGACGGCCTGGACCTGCCGTACTGGGAAGGTCTACGAGCGGGTGAGCTGCGGCTGCAGAGATGCGGCGGATGTGGATTGTGGATCTGGGGCCCGCGCTGGATGTGTGGGCAGTGCCGGACGTTCGACCCGGCGTGGGTCGCCGTCGAACCGGTGGGACGGGTGTACTCCTGGTCCCGGACCTGGCACCCCTTCGTTCCGGACCTCGTCGACGACTTGCCGTATGTCACGGTTCTCGTCGAACTCCCCCATGCCGGGAGCCGACGGGTCCTCGGTCTGCTGGCCGAAGACGGTGACACCGACATCACCATCGGTGACGCCGTCACCGGAATCATCCAACAGCCCACCGATGCGCCGTGGCCGGTGCTCCGCTGGCGGCGCACGACTATGCCGACCGAGACCGAGCCGGGAGAACAGCAATGA